The following DNA comes from Chryseobacterium gallinarum.
GCATTAAAAGATCAGGTAAAAAAGCTGGTGATGCTTCCGGGCGAAGAAATCATTCACGTGCTTCCTCAGGAATATAAAGTAGACTCCGAAGGAGAAATCCAGGAGCCTGTCGGAATGCATGGAAAACGTTTAGAGGCGAATTTCCACGTAGTAGTCGGACAAATGGGAAGCATCAGAAATATTGCAAGGTGTGTACGGGAAGCTGGATTAGAAATGGAAGCCCTTACTTTAGAGCCATTAGCCTCTTCAGAAGCAGTGCTTACCAAGGAAGAAAAAGAAGCAGGTGTAGCCATTGTCGACATTGGAGGTGGTACTACCGATATTGCTATATTTAAAGATAATATCATCCGTCACACCTGTGTTATTCCATATGGAGGCGGAATCATTACGGAAGATATCAAAGAAGGATGTTCCATTATTGAGAAACATGCCGAACAATTAAAAGTAAAATTCGGATCCGCTGTGCCGGAATTGGAAAAAGACAGTACTTTTGTAACCATTCCCGGCCTTCACGGAAGGCCAGACAAAGAAATTTCTTTAAAAACTTTAGCACAGATTATTAATGCAAGAGTAGAAGAAGTTCTGGAAATGGTTAACACTGAGTTAAAAGCTTACGGTGCTTTTGAGCAAAAGAAAAAGCTGATTGCCGGAATTGTTTTAACCGGTGGTGGCTCCAATTTAAAGCATCTTCGCCAGTTGGCCAACTATACAACAGGCTTTGACAGCAGAATCGGTTTTGCGAATGAATATATCGCCAATGATAAAAATCAGTACCTGAAAGGCCCTGAATTTGCTACGTCTATTGGGTTACTGATGGAAAGTTTAAAGATCAGAGACAAAAAACAGGCAGCTGATGAAGTGGAAGAAGCTGTAAACGAGCCCACTAAACCTGAGGCAGCATCTGTACAAGCAGAAAGCGCCCAGCCGGTTCAGCAGCAGGCAACACCCGTTCTGGAACAACCTGCAGCCAATGAGCAACGTGAAAACAGAAAAGCGAAATTGACTTTCGGGCAATCGCTTATGGAAAAAGTAAAAAAATTCTTTGAAGAAGTAGAGTAAATTATAAATGATGAATGATAAGCGATAAACGATTTTTTCCTTATCAATTATCATTAATCAATTATCAATTATAAAAAGTATAGTTATGGAAAATATAGGTACACAAGGATTTTCATTTGACCTACCAAAGGGGAATTCATCCATTATAAAAGTAATCGGTGTAGGAGGTGGTGGAAACAACGCACTAAAGCACATGTATGAAAAGGGTATTCACGGGGTAGACTTCGTAATTTGTAATACGGATGCCCAAACACTGGATAATAACCCTGTTGCCAATAAAGTTCAGCTGGGAACTTCCATTACGGAAGGTCTTGGTGCCGGAGCAGATCCTGAAGTAGGTGAAAAATCAGCTATCGAAAGTATTGAAGATATCAAGGCCGCCATGGGCCAGAACACGAAAATGGTGTTCATCACCGCCGGAATGGGTGGTGGTACCGGTACCGGGGCTGCACCCGTTATTGCTAAAGTAGCAAAAGACATGGGAATACTGACCGTAGGTATTGTTACCGTCCCTTTTAGCTTTGAAGGGAAAAGAAGGCTTGAGCAGGCTGAAAACGGTCTTGACAAATTAAGAAATAATGTTGACTCGTTAATTGTCATCAACAATGATAAACTAAGACAGCAATTTGGGAACCTTGGTTTCAAACAGGGGTTTTCAAAAGCCGATGAAGTGCTTACCAATGCAGCTAAAGGAATGGCAGAGGTGATTACAGGTTACTTTGATGTAAATATTGACTTCAGGGATGCCAAATCTGTCCTTCAGAACTCTGGTACTGCCTTAATGTCTACTGGTATTGCTTCAGGTGAAAACAAAGCAGAAGAAGCCGTAAGAAAGGCATTGGATTCCCCGCTACTGAATGATAACAAGATTACAGGAGCGAAAAACGTTCTATTGCTGATCAGAAGTGGTGCGGAAGAAGTTACCATGGACGAGATCGGAGTGATCATGGACCACATTCAAAAAGAAGCCGGAAATACAGCCGACATCATTTTCGGGGTAGGTGCAGACGAAGAATTAGGAGATGCTGTAAGTGTTCTTGTTATCGCTACAGGGTTTTCCAATGAGAACAAAAAGTTTGCAGGCCCTACGGAAAAGATCAGAATCAGCCTTAATGACAGTTTTGATGCGCCCAAAAATTCACCTTTTAAAACGAGGGAAGAAAGAGAGGCCACTTCTGAAACAACACACGATTTCGGAGGCAAAAATCTTTTCAGATTAGATGACGAAGATCACGATACCCCGTTCAATGTGACATCTACTGAAAAAAAAATGATTATTGAGGAAGAAATCAAAACAGAAATCAAATTCTTTGATAAAGAAGAAGATACCCTGAACAGCCCGGAGCAAAACTGGAGAAATGGCGAAGAAAATGAACATGATGCCTATAGTTTGTTTACTATTGATGAAGAATCAGAAGATCCAAACGACCTGGAAATCCAGTCTTTCAAATTTGATTTTGAAAACAAAAAAGAAGAGCCTCAATCCGGAACACCTCTGAATAATTCTTTTTCAGAAGAGAAACCTGTTGAATTCAACTTCTTCGTGAATGAGCCATCCAGAAATCAGCCTAAAACAGATTTCGGACAGCCTAAGGCTGAATTCAATGCTCCCGCAAGTGTAGTCGCTGAACCTGCTGCAAAAATGGAAACTTTCTATCAAAAACAGGAGGAACCAAAGGCAGAAGCAAAGCCTGCTGCTGAAAGCAAAGTGGAAACACCCAAGCCTGAAGAATCAGAATTCACTTTTGTGAATAAAACAGTGGACCAGGACAGAGTAATCGAAAGAAGAAATAAACTAAAAGAATTCAATTCCCGCTACCAAAGCTTTGATAGTACAAGCGAATTTGAATCTATTCCTGCTTTCAAAAGAAAAAATATTTCGATCGATGGAAACAATGCATCAGACCAGAATATCAATACATACCTGTCTGATAACAACGGTTCTATGCAGATCAGAGAAAACAGGTTTTTAAATAAAGATGTAGATTAACACTATAAGCTATACGCAGTAAGCTACAGGCTATTACAGCCGAATGAAAACGCTTACTGCTTATTGCCTAAAGCCTAAAGCCCAAACCATGAGTTTAGAAAATACAATAAACGAAGCTATAAAAACAGCAATGAGAGCTAAAGACAAAGTGGCTTTGGATTCTCTGCGTGCTGTAAAATCCCAGATATTGCTGCTTAAAACTGAGGCTGTAGGAGCTGAAGTAACTGCAGAACAGGAAATTGCTATTCTTCAGAGAATGGTAAAACAGCGTAAGGATTCTTACGACCAGTTTACAGCACAGGGAAGAAATGACCTTGCTGAAGTAGAAGATGCTCAAATGAAAGTTATTGAGCAGTTTTTACCAAAACAGCTTTCTGCTGAAGAACTGGAAACAGAAATTAAAAACATTATTTCTGAAACCGGAGCTGAATCTATCAAAGATTTAGGGAAGGTAATGGGAGTGGCATCAAAAGCATTAGCCGGAAAATCTGACGGAAAAAGTATTTCCGAAATGGCTAAAAAGCTCCTTTCTTAAAACGTGACGTGCATTTGAATTCAGAGTAATTCTGAAACCATATAGCCCGCTTCACACCATAACTATAGGATATTCAACCTTTGCATATCGATTTGATTAAGAATCCCGGGACTTTTCAAGTCCCGGGATTCATTTTCTCTTAATCTAAAAATCCCTTTTTAAAGCTCAATACTTCTTTGAAAAAGAGATCAATAATCTGTCATCATGGCGACAAAATAAGTGATTCTTCAGTTGAGGGAAAGTTATAAATGTTTTTTCATGGTCGCTTGTTTTTCAGAATCATTTCAAATTTAATAAAAATATTTTATTATACATAATTTTAATTCACCTTTTTTAGAATATTATTGAAATATTAATATTACATTAATTTTATATGACTAATCCATTGATAGTTATTATATATTGAAGAAACGTAAAGAATTGTTTAACTTTGTACAGATAAAAAAACAAAATATATGTATCCAACAGATTTAGTAATGCCTATGAAGGCTGAGCTTACAGATAAAGGGTTTCAGGATTTAACGACTCCTTCTCAGGTGGAAGAAGCCTTAAAGCAGTCAGGAACCACACTACTGGTAATCAATTCCGTATGCGGATGTGCAGCAGGAGCAGCAAGACCAGGAGTAGTATATTCTTTAACAGGAGATAAAAAACCGGATCATTTGACTACTGTTTTTGCAGGATTTGACACAGAAGCTGTAGCAGAGGCCAGAAAACACCTTGCTCCTTTCCCGCCAAGCTCTCCATGTGTAGCTCTTTTCAAAGACGGAGAACTGGTTCATATGCTGGAAAGACATCACATCGAAGGAAACCCTGCAGGTGCTATTGCAGCAAACCTTCAGGCAGCTTACGATGAATATTGCTAAAAAACAATAAATCTAATGCACAACCGTTACAAAATTTGTAACGGTTTTTTTATTTAATACGATAAAAATTCTCTGAAAATTCAAATATCATTATATTTGTTGGAATGGCAACCAAAGCACTTTTCAATACCGTAGTCAACTGGTTTATCCGTCAAAGGATAGATCAGATCCAGAATTTCATTGATCATCCCATTGAAACACAGAAAGGTATATTATTCTCCCAGTTGTTTCATGCGGAAGATACAGAATATGGCAAACTATACGGATTCAATTCAATTTCCAGTTACCAGGACTTTAAGAACAAAGTTCCTATAGTAACTTATGAGGATTTTGAGCCTTATATTGAAAAAGCGAGACAGGGATATAAGGATGTGAGCTGGCCGGGCCTTATAAAGCATTTCGCCAAATCTTCCGGAACCACCAACGCTAAAAGTAAATTCATCCCTATTTCTGCTGAAAGCCTCGAATATTGCCACATGAAGGCCGGTAAGGATATGGTCTCCATTTACGCCAATAACCATCCCGAAAATCAGCTTTTTACCAACAAAAACCTCAGATTGGGAGGAAGTTCAGAACTTTATGCCGATTTTAATACCAAATTTGGTGATCTCTCTGCTATTTTAATAGATAATCTCCCTTTCTGGGTAGAAATCACGACTACTCCAAGTAAAAAAGTATCCCTGATGTCTGAATGGGAGAGTAAACTGAAAGCCATAACCTCAGAGGTTAAGAATGAAGATGTAGGAAGTATTCTGGGAGTACCAAGCTGGATGATGGTTCTTTTACAGAGAGTGCTTAAAGAAACTCAGGTCAGCAATATTGCAGAGCTATGGCCTAATCTGGAGGTCTTTTTTCACGGCGGAATCAGTTTTAAGCCCTACAGGGAACAATACAAGCAGATCATCGGAAAAAACATCAATTACTATGAAATTTATAATGCATCTGAAGGCTTCTTTGGTATACAGGACAGATCAGATAGTGATGAGATGCTTCTCATGCTGGATTATGGGATATTTTATGAGTTTATCCCTATGGACCAATTCCATTTCTCAAGCCCTAAAGTAGTAAGCCTTGAAGAGGTTGAAATAGGAAAAAACTATGCGATGGTAATTACCACTAACGGAGGGCTATGGAGATATCTGATCGGTGATACGGTAGTATTTACTTCCATCAGTCCGTTCAGGATAAAAATAACAGGGAGAACCAAACATTATATTAATGCTTTTGGAGAAGAACTGATGATTACCAATGTGGAGTCGGCATTAGCTAAGGCTTGCGAGGCTACAGGTGCCCAGATTACGGATTTTACAGGCGCTCCTGTATTCATGAAAGAAAACGAGGGCGGTGCTCATGAATGGATTTTTGAATTCAGCAGGCTTCCGGATGATCTGGAGAATTTCATTGATGTTTTTGATCAGCATTTAAAGACCATCAATTCAGATTATGAAGCCAAAAGATATAACAATATGACCCTTAAAAGACCTATAGTACACATCGCCAAACATAATTTGTTCTACCACTGGCTTGAGTCTAAAGGTAAGCTGGGAGGGCAGAATAAGGTACCAAGGCTAAGCAATGACAGAGAATATATAGATCCTTTACTGGAACTCAATAAATAAAAACCGCAGCCTTGGGGCTGCGGTTTTCTTTTTTATTTGCTTAAATCTTCTTTTAACTTTTTGGCAGCATCCTCTACTTTTTCGGCTCCTTTCCTGGCAGCTTCTTTAGCATCTTTTCCTGCTTCCTGGGCGCCGCTTTTAATATCATTCCCTACTTTGCTAAGATCCTGTTTTGTTTTATCTGCAGTAGCATCAATTTTATCCTTTGCTTTCTGGGCTGCATTATCAATTTTATCTCCCGCCTGGTCTAATTTTTTATTGACATCTTCCTTAGCCTGATTAATTTTTGCTGAATCTACATCAGGAGATGTTTCCGTAACCGTTGTGGTAGTGGTAACCGATCCGTCAGGATTTTCTACCTGCTCCGTCTTTGTCGTTGATTTTGTGCATGCTACAGCGAATACTGAGATGGCCAGAGCTGCTAAAATGTGTTTTTTCATATTGTATTATTTTTAAAATGTTTTGGCTTATTCTGTTTTAGGGGTAGCGGCCGGCGTTTCTGAAACGGTTTGTTTTTTGACAGCGTCCGCCTTTTTCTTCTCCTCCTCCACTTTCTTTTTATTTTCTTCCTGAAGTTTCTTCTCCTCTTCCAGGCGTTTTTGAACCTGTTTCACAGAGTCCAGATATTGCGGGGAAGACATTCTGATCTTACGGGCAACATCCACAGAGACAGCTCCATTTGAAAACGAATCAATAGCTGTCGTATCATAATGAACTTTAATATCTTGCTCAGCTCCGAAACCCGGAGATTCTTTTTTAGAACATGCCGTAAAAAGAATACCAAAGATAAAAGCTGTGGATAATAAATTTTTCATGGAACTAATTTAGCAGAAATTCTGCAATTACAGGATAGTGATCTGATAATTTTACAGACTGGTCTACCTTATAGCTTAAAGGAATAATTGATTTTGAACTGAAAATATAATCAATCCTCAAAGGTATTTTGTAATCATGAAAGCTGCTCGCACTTCCTTTTCCTGCTACTAAAAATGCATCCTGAAGGTCTTTTCCCAGATTATAGTATTCATAAGAATTGGGAACAGAATTAAAGTCGCCAGCCAGAATTACAGGATAAGGAGAAAGATCAATTACCTTCCGGATTTTCTTTACCTGATCTTCATGGGCCTGAAAGGTAGGAACCATATGAGACAGTAAAGTAGACACATTTCCGATCCCCAATCCATCAAGCTTGGTAAACATGGTCTTATGAAGACGGAAAGGCTCCAGATAGACATTGATAATCCTGATCATTTTCCCGTTAATGTCAACATCTGCATAGAAAGAATTCCCCCTCGCCTTATCTTCAATAATTTCCTCCTGTCTTATAATTTTATGCTTCGTTTTTAGAATTACTGAGGGATATTTTACCAGATCACGCTTTATAGCACGGTTAGTATCCTTTTCCTGAACCAGGATAATATCAGGATCCTGCTCTTTAATATAATTTTTTATCTTATCCCATCCATAATCACCATACTTAACATTAAAAGTCAGCACCTTAATATCCCGTATCGTTTTTACATTTTCTGTTTTAGGGGAAAAATTAATCCATCTTCTTATCGGATTATAAAAAATAACCATACCCAAAATAAAGGCAAAAGCTATTTTCTCTTTTTTAAAAATCCATACCAGCGTAAGAAGTATATATAGAGACATCAGATATGGGAAGCCCAGGGAAAGAAGATTAAGGTCTCCCAAAAAGTTAGGTGGAATCCATGCATTCCCTAATGTGCATAATAACAAAACAGCGACAACGATATGTATAAATAGTAATATCTGGTTCGACTTCATGAAAAAACGGTCTTGGTACACATTTTTAAGCAAAAACCCTACCAAGCAGTTGAATTTTAACTATTTTTATGATTATTTCTCCGTTAAAGAAAGTTCTGAAATAACGGGATAATGGTCTGAAATACTGACGGAACGGTCAACTACATAAGAAACAGCCCGTATCGGCTTTGAAGAAAAAACATAATCTATCCGGATAGGAAATTTATAATCGTGAAAGCTTGTAGCACTTCCTTTTCCGGCAGTTACAAAGGCATCTTCAAGTCCCTCTGATAAGTGGTAATATTCATAAGAATTCGGTACAGAATTGAAGTCTCCTGTTAAAATAACGGGATAGGGAGAGTTTACGGTTATGGTATGAATAGCATCTACCTGTCCCTGGTGCTTTTTAAAAGTAGGAATAAGTCTCTTTATAACATCTTTCAGTTTCTGTTCATTGTCATCTGTGTTTCCGTTTAGCCTTACCATATCCTTTTCAAATTTAAAAGGATAAAGATATACATTAAGGAATTTATAGACCTTCCCTTTTATTTCTATATCTGCCTGCAGTCCTCCCGGTACCCCCTCACCTTCATCTGAAGCATATATTATTTTATCATTCAGGATTTTATGTTTTGTCAGAATGGATAAATAGCCGTTAGGTGCCGTTCTTTTATAATCTTTCAATACAGGAAATTCCCTTCCGCCATCCTCCTGCAGGAGAATAACATCTGCATCCTGGGCCTTCAGATACTGTTCAATATCTTTTTGACCCATAACACCTCCTTTAATATTAAAAGAAACAACCTTTATGGCAGGTGTTCCTTTTTTATCATCAGAAAAATTAACCCACCTTTTTACGGGATTTATAAATGCCAACCCTGCAAACATGAATACAAAAGCTCTTTTCTTCCAGCTGGCAACCCAAAAGATTGTCAGGATACAATAAGAAATGATAAGAACAGGAAATCCCAGGGAAAGCAGATTGAACCACGGAAATATTTTAGGGGGAATATAGGCATTCATTAAGGTGCCCAGCAAAAGAAATAAAATTCCCAGGTGTACAATTAATAGTATGAGCCGAAAAATCTTCACAAAATGCGTTAGTTGAATCTGTATAAATGTTTTTTCCAGTTTCTTGCCAATAACCA
Coding sequences within:
- a CDS encoding BrxA/BrxB family bacilliredoxin, which translates into the protein MYPTDLVMPMKAELTDKGFQDLTTPSQVEEALKQSGTTLLVINSVCGCAAGAARPGVVYSLTGDKKPDHLTTVFAGFDTEAVAEARKHLAPFPPSSPCVALFKDGELVHMLERHHIEGNPAGAIAANLQAAYDEYC
- a CDS encoding endonuclease/exonuclease/phosphatase family protein, whose translation is MKSNQILLFIHIVVAVLLLCTLGNAWIPPNFLGDLNLLSLGFPYLMSLYILLTLVWIFKKEKIAFAFILGMVIFYNPIRRWINFSPKTENVKTIRDIKVLTFNVKYGDYGWDKIKNYIKEQDPDIILVQEKDTNRAIKRDLVKYPSVILKTKHKIIRQEEIIEDKARGNSFYADVDINGKMIRIINVYLEPFRLHKTMFTKLDGLGIGNVSTLLSHMVPTFQAHEDQVKKIRKVIDLSPYPVILAGDFNSVPNSYEYYNLGKDLQDAFLVAGKGSASSFHDYKIPLRIDYIFSSKSIIPLSYKVDQSVKLSDHYPVIAEFLLN
- a CDS encoding GH3 auxin-responsive promoter family protein; protein product: MATKALFNTVVNWFIRQRIDQIQNFIDHPIETQKGILFSQLFHAEDTEYGKLYGFNSISSYQDFKNKVPIVTYEDFEPYIEKARQGYKDVSWPGLIKHFAKSSGTTNAKSKFIPISAESLEYCHMKAGKDMVSIYANNHPENQLFTNKNLRLGGSSELYADFNTKFGDLSAILIDNLPFWVEITTTPSKKVSLMSEWESKLKAITSEVKNEDVGSILGVPSWMMVLLQRVLKETQVSNIAELWPNLEVFFHGGISFKPYREQYKQIIGKNINYYEIYNASEGFFGIQDRSDSDEMLLMLDYGIFYEFIPMDQFHFSSPKVVSLEEVEIGKNYAMVITTNGGLWRYLIGDTVVFTSISPFRIKITGRTKHYINAFGEELMITNVESALAKACEATGAQITDFTGAPVFMKENEGGAHEWIFEFSRLPDDLENFIDVFDQHLKTINSDYEAKRYNNMTLKRPIVHIAKHNLFYHWLESKGKLGGQNKVPRLSNDREYIDPLLELNK
- the ftsA gene encoding cell division protein FtsA, coding for MENQEYSVGLDIGTTKIVAIVGRRNAHGKIEVLGVGKAKSLGVHKGIVNNISQTINSIKAAVSEAQSSAGVPIRKVTVGIAGKHIRSLQHSDYIMREHPDKFITDDDIEALKDQVKKLVMLPGEEIIHVLPQEYKVDSEGEIQEPVGMHGKRLEANFHVVVGQMGSIRNIARCVREAGLEMEALTLEPLASSEAVLTKEEKEAGVAIVDIGGGTTDIAIFKDNIIRHTCVIPYGGGIITEDIKEGCSIIEKHAEQLKVKFGSAVPELEKDSTFVTIPGLHGRPDKEISLKTLAQIINARVEEVLEMVNTELKAYGAFEQKKKLIAGIVLTGGGSNLKHLRQLANYTTGFDSRIGFANEYIANDKNQYLKGPEFATSIGLLMESLKIRDKKQAADEVEEAVNEPTKPEAASVQAESAQPVQQQATPVLEQPAANEQRENRKAKLTFGQSLMEKVKKFFEEVE
- the ftsZ gene encoding cell division protein FtsZ; the encoded protein is MENIGTQGFSFDLPKGNSSIIKVIGVGGGGNNALKHMYEKGIHGVDFVICNTDAQTLDNNPVANKVQLGTSITEGLGAGADPEVGEKSAIESIEDIKAAMGQNTKMVFITAGMGGGTGTGAAPVIAKVAKDMGILTVGIVTVPFSFEGKRRLEQAENGLDKLRNNVDSLIVINNDKLRQQFGNLGFKQGFSKADEVLTNAAKGMAEVITGYFDVNIDFRDAKSVLQNSGTALMSTGIASGENKAEEAVRKALDSPLLNDNKITGAKNVLLLIRSGAEEVTMDEIGVIMDHIQKEAGNTADIIFGVGADEELGDAVSVLVIATGFSNENKKFAGPTEKIRISLNDSFDAPKNSPFKTREEREATSETTHDFGGKNLFRLDDEDHDTPFNVTSTEKKMIIEEEIKTEIKFFDKEEDTLNSPEQNWRNGEENEHDAYSLFTIDEESEDPNDLEIQSFKFDFENKKEEPQSGTPLNNSFSEEKPVEFNFFVNEPSRNQPKTDFGQPKAEFNAPASVVAEPAAKMETFYQKQEEPKAEAKPAAESKVETPKPEESEFTFVNKTVDQDRVIERRNKLKEFNSRYQSFDSTSEFESIPAFKRKNISIDGNNASDQNINTYLSDNNGSMQIRENRFLNKDVD
- a CDS encoding endonuclease/exonuclease/phosphatase family protein, producing MNAYIPPKIFPWFNLLSLGFPVLIISYCILTIFWVASWKKRAFVFMFAGLAFINPVKRWVNFSDDKKGTPAIKVVSFNIKGGVMGQKDIEQYLKAQDADVILLQEDGGREFPVLKDYKRTAPNGYLSILTKHKILNDKIIYASDEGEGVPGGLQADIEIKGKVYKFLNVYLYPFKFEKDMVRLNGNTDDNEQKLKDVIKRLIPTFKKHQGQVDAIHTITVNSPYPVILTGDFNSVPNSYEYYHLSEGLEDAFVTAGKGSATSFHDYKFPIRIDYVFSSKPIRAVSYVVDRSVSISDHYPVISELSLTEK
- a CDS encoding GatB/YqeY domain-containing protein, which gives rise to MSLENTINEAIKTAMRAKDKVALDSLRAVKSQILLLKTEAVGAEVTAEQEIAILQRMVKQRKDSYDQFTAQGRNDLAEVEDAQMKVIEQFLPKQLSAEELETEIKNIISETGAESIKDLGKVMGVASKALAGKSDGKSISEMAKKLLS